The genomic segment AGGAAACCCGGCAGTCATTCATCACCTTCCGAAGACCTGCACAAGCCAACACATACGGGGTGGCCGGTAGCGGTTGCAGCTTTTCGGCTTGAAACCCCACGATGGGCTGTTCATGGGTCGTTCCGTGGATGCGGACGTTGGCCACGTGATCGCGCCACCATGCGACCTGTCGGTTCAAATCCTGAACGTCCACAAAGGCAACTGGCCAGAAGCTGTCCCGGATATAGCGAATAGGCCGTTCGACCTTGCCCTTGGTGCGGCTCCGGCGAGGCCGACATGCCTTGGGCACGAATCCGTAGAACTTGGCAAAGTCGAGATAAGCCGGTTGCCAGTCGACATGGCCTTGACCGTCATTGGCGACCACCAAAGGTGAACAGTTGTCGCTGAGCATGACCCTCGGTACCCCACCAAAGAACTCCAGCGCATGGCGCAGAGCCTGAAGGATATGCAGCTGGTCTCCCGCTTTGATAAACTCAACG from the Alicyclobacillus vulcanalis genome contains:
- a CDS encoding IS21/IS408/IS1162 family transposase, which encodes MSVPCTFTPLVDSHSWVRGVYTVHFTLSDSHGQRRTIWAFAMVLAYSRMLYVEFIKAGDQLHILQALRHALEFFGGVPRVMLSDNCSPLVVANDGQGHVDWQPAYLDFAKFYGFVPKACRPRRSRTKGKVERPIRYIRDSFWPVAFVDVQDLNRQVAWWRDHVANVRIHGTTHEQPIVGFQAEKLQPLPATPYVLACAGLRKVMNDCRVSWNTNLYTVPWRYVGHTVLVREFESGRLQIEYGVQVIAEHRVLSGKHQISTDPEHYKNIPRDSANPTRGKTAGWQVDPDVEQGELTVYEQIAMGGYVQ